The Chitinophaga flava genome has a segment encoding these proteins:
- a CDS encoding quinone oxidoreductase family protein, translating to MKAIVFDKIGSPEEVLELREVPVPEIKDNEVLVRMVSSSINPGDFLFIQNLYPEPKRPLFPGQIAGNHGAGIIEKAGKTVKLKPGTFVAFSYYNTWAEYAAVPDEWLIPLPIDYPVELAAQLVNPITAWDLIDQAGLRAGQWLAVTAGNSAVSLMVMQFAKHKGINVISLIRRAQSTIDLVSMGANAVIELSSLQEGIKERIMQITNNQGINAVIDNVGGPVTGELIRSMAFGGRVIINGGMSPDKFELHNFDILMSGAEIKSHVYRYFFNPPTAADAAVLKEIISISSQPGFQTPLGGMHSLADVETAVTESIQYPQKGKRIFSISNI from the coding sequence ATGAAAGCAATTGTATTTGACAAGATCGGCTCCCCTGAAGAAGTGCTGGAACTCAGAGAGGTTCCTGTTCCTGAAATAAAGGATAATGAAGTACTGGTGAGGATGGTTTCTTCTTCTATTAATCCGGGAGATTTTTTATTCATACAGAATCTTTATCCGGAGCCTAAAAGACCGCTTTTCCCGGGACAAATTGCCGGCAACCACGGTGCGGGAATTATTGAAAAAGCTGGGAAAACAGTTAAATTAAAACCAGGAACATTTGTTGCATTCAGCTATTACAACACCTGGGCTGAATATGCAGCTGTACCCGATGAATGGCTGATTCCCTTACCCATCGATTATCCTGTTGAACTGGCCGCGCAGTTAGTCAACCCTATTACAGCATGGGATCTGATTGATCAGGCAGGCTTACGTGCCGGCCAATGGCTTGCTGTTACTGCCGGAAATTCGGCCGTTTCTTTGATGGTGATGCAGTTTGCAAAACATAAAGGGATAAATGTTATCTCTTTGATACGCCGTGCCCAAAGCACCATTGACCTTGTTTCCATGGGTGCCAACGCCGTTATTGAGCTTTCCAGCCTGCAGGAAGGCATTAAAGAACGGATCATGCAAATAACAAACAACCAGGGAATTAATGCAGTAATCGATAATGTTGGCGGACCTGTTACAGGTGAATTGATCCGAAGCATGGCCTTTGGCGGACGCGTGATCATTAATGGAGGGATGAGCCCCGATAAATTTGAATTGCACAATTTTGATATACTCATGAGCGGAGCAGAAATCAAATCCCATGTATATCGCTATTTCTTCAACCCGCCAACAGCTGCCGACGCTGCCGTTCTGAAGGAAATCATCAGCATCTCTTCACAACCAGGTTTTCAGACCCCGTTAGGAGGAATGCATAGTTTAGCAGATGTTGAGACGGCTGTTACAGAAAGTATACAATATCCTCAAAAGGGTAAGCGTATTTTCAGCATTTCAAATATCTGA
- a CDS encoding HD domain-containing protein, with protein sequence MSVTKLKSVAGIVIPDSKIATEATELLLEHGTSFIYNHSLRVFLFSSLNGKRLNVKYDAELLYISAVFHDLGLVPHYSSPDLRFEVDGANAARDFLKSHGVPKEQLQLVWDTIALHTTIGIAEYKEPEVALMYSGVGLDVMGEGYEHLSEEHRHEIIKAFPRTDFKKRIIPTFFSGFEHKTDTTFGNIKADVCAYMIPGFQRKNFCDCILHSPWNE encoded by the coding sequence ATGTCAGTAACCAAATTAAAATCAGTAGCAGGGATTGTAATTCCTGACAGCAAGATAGCCACCGAAGCTACGGAGCTGCTGCTGGAACACGGCACTTCCTTTATTTACAACCATTCGCTGAGGGTATTTCTCTTTTCATCATTGAATGGAAAGAGGTTGAATGTAAAATACGACGCCGAGTTGCTATATATAAGCGCCGTATTTCATGATCTGGGCCTCGTTCCTCATTATAGCAGTCCTGATTTGCGATTTGAGGTTGACGGCGCCAATGCCGCCAGGGATTTTCTAAAAAGTCATGGCGTACCTAAAGAGCAGCTGCAGCTCGTCTGGGACACGATAGCGCTTCATACCACCATAGGGATCGCTGAATACAAAGAACCGGAAGTTGCTTTAATGTATTCGGGCGTTGGTCTGGATGTTATGGGAGAAGGTTATGAACATTTGAGTGAAGAACATCGTCATGAAATTATCAAAGCATTTCCGAGAACCGATTTCAAGAAGCGGATTATTCCAACATTTTTCAGTGGCTTTGAACATAAGACTGATACAACTTTCGGTAATATTAAAGCCGATGTTTGTGCTTATATGATACCAGGATTCCAACGAAAAAATTTCTGCGACTGTATTCTACATTCACCCTGGAATGAATAA
- a CDS encoding helix-turn-helix domain-containing protein, translated as MYPEQNLIIDKEIRDSFSISRLSDTDIRESAAVHVTYHRIFILSKATGIIQIDQAGHSISGQEIFLISKGQIFSFSAASSLNGFEILFGDCFWERAPASASNCKAVLFTNTTLNQRLSLKTSDATSLLPVCEMMMQEYLNDDYPNKLDAMAAYLKIIMIKLANIKASSDGEINSFDNQLYQRFLQLVSTRFMHTREVADFARALSVSARKLSDVCRHKSGFGAKEIINGYIIAEAKRSLQFSAKPIKQIAYDLSFVTPEQFSHFFKKNTQVSPADYRHLFVNIGR; from the coding sequence ATGTATCCGGAACAAAATCTGATTATTGATAAGGAGATCAGGGATTCATTTAGCATTTCCCGGCTGTCTGATACCGACATCAGGGAATCAGCGGCTGTGCATGTTACCTATCATCGAATCTTTATTCTTTCCAAAGCGACAGGAATCATACAAATAGATCAGGCAGGGCATTCTATTAGCGGCCAGGAGATCTTTTTGATTTCCAAAGGACAGATATTTTCTTTCTCAGCTGCCAGCAGCCTCAATGGGTTTGAAATACTGTTTGGTGATTGCTTTTGGGAAAGGGCCCCGGCAAGTGCATCCAACTGCAAGGCTGTTCTGTTTACCAATACCACATTAAATCAAAGACTGTCATTAAAAACATCCGATGCCACGAGCCTGCTCCCGGTTTGCGAAATGATGATGCAGGAGTATTTAAATGATGATTACCCCAACAAGCTGGACGCAATGGCCGCCTATCTAAAGATCATCATGATCAAACTGGCCAATATTAAGGCTTCATCAGATGGTGAAATAAACAGCTTCGACAATCAGCTTTATCAGCGATTCCTCCAATTGGTCAGCACCAGGTTTATGCATACCCGCGAAGTAGCGGATTTTGCCAGAGCGCTTTCTGTTTCGGCCCGTAAACTCTCTGATGTATGCAGGCACAAAAGCGGCTTTGGCGCCAAGGAAATTATCAATGGATATATTATTGCAGAAGCAAAACGTTCACTTCAATTTTCTGCAAAACCCATCAAACAGATCGCCTATGATCTTTCATTCGTAACACCAGAACAGTTCAGTCATTTCTTCAAGAAAAACACTCAGGTTTCTCCGGCCGACTATCGCCATCTTTTCGTAAATATTGGCAGGTAA
- a CDS encoding GlxA family transcriptional regulator, with product MHFVIYLPAGFYSAIASTFTEILQAINELNDSSQFTIEFVSSNKQAVSRSGITFSAKSRPSRKIDVLVLLSGLGTEVMTKPELLEEEWRIARPLINTAQKQQAILAATCGASYMLAASGLLNGKRATITWWLKKVVQERFPDVKWEPARIVVRDSRIYTSGGGFSGLELLTTLLADLGFSKQERHVRKLMVLPSSRQFQSPYEFSMDEQTGQLEKKLNKLFKDDPGINISVMARQLGMSPRTMARKFSDELQMTPGKWIQTKRIDLAKTLLEETKLSVSEICYDIGFDDPSSFSRLFSKVTGMGPLEFRKQLQPPVVRKIS from the coding sequence ATGCATTTTGTGATTTATTTGCCAGCTGGGTTTTATTCAGCAATTGCTTCAACATTTACCGAAATTCTACAGGCAATAAATGAGCTCAATGACTCAAGTCAATTTACAATTGAATTTGTTTCATCAAATAAACAAGCTGTATCCAGGTCCGGTATTACTTTTAGCGCAAAAAGCCGGCCCTCCCGGAAAATAGATGTGTTGGTGTTATTAAGTGGTTTGGGTACGGAAGTGATGACAAAGCCGGAACTACTGGAAGAAGAATGGCGTATTGCCAGGCCTTTGATAAACACCGCACAAAAACAACAGGCTATCCTTGCAGCCACCTGCGGCGCATCATACATGCTCGCTGCTTCCGGTTTACTGAATGGTAAACGGGCAACGATTACCTGGTGGCTGAAAAAAGTAGTACAGGAGCGATTCCCCGATGTAAAGTGGGAGCCGGCACGTATTGTGGTTCGTGATAGCCGGATTTATACGAGTGGAGGCGGTTTTTCGGGCCTGGAGCTACTAACCACACTGTTGGCTGATCTCGGCTTTTCAAAACAGGAACGTCATGTACGAAAACTGATGGTTTTACCTTCTTCACGCCAGTTTCAAAGCCCGTATGAATTTTCAATGGATGAACAGACTGGTCAGCTTGAAAAAAAGCTAAATAAACTTTTTAAAGATGATCCCGGCATAAACATTTCAGTCATGGCCAGACAATTGGGGATGTCGCCACGAACAATGGCCCGTAAATTTTCTGATGAACTTCAGATGACGCCCGGAAAGTGGATACAGACAAAGCGGATTGACCTGGCGAAAACATTGCTGGAAGAAACAAAATTGTCAGTTTCCGAAATATGCTATGACATTGGATTTGATGACCCCTCTTCCTTTTCTCGGTTGTTTTCCAAAGTAACAGGTATGGGACCTCTTGAATTCAGAAAACAATTACAACCTCCGGTTGTTCGTAAAATATCCTAG
- a CDS encoding sugar porter family MFS transporter, with protein sequence MRNGNTHLFITTVTLIAALGGLLFGFDIAVISGIILPVKTQFQLTASQEGWFVSCALLGCIAGVAVSGTLSDHIGRKKVLAIAAFLFLASAIGFAVSTTYPLLILFRVLAGMGVGVASNISPLYISELAPASRRGRLVTFYQLAITIGILVAYCSNLAIQRYANASGGAQDGWLHWLFVTEYWRGMFLVGVVPAGAFFALLAIVPESPRWLARFGQQTEALHILEKINGNKEEANTELKAILAVSADQANGGIRSLLQPPLLQLLVMACVLTAFSQFSGINAVIYYGPTILRASGIVADDTLLYQVILGAANMLFTLIAIWKVDSLGRRPLYLIGSICAAVALTLTGICFLLNINGGLLLIPITFFLLFFAFSLGPLKFVIATEIFPTPVRGLALSICILVMWVSDWLLNLLFPVMREGMGIAATFFLFASCCLFSFFYARKYLFETKGQSLENITIKEKTIIHH encoded by the coding sequence ATGAGAAACGGTAACACACATCTCTTCATTACCACCGTCACCCTGATTGCTGCATTGGGAGGCCTTCTTTTCGGCTTCGATATCGCTGTTATCAGTGGTATCATTCTCCCGGTCAAAACACAATTCCAGCTGACCGCCTCACAGGAAGGGTGGTTTGTTTCCTGTGCCTTGCTGGGATGCATCGCTGGTGTAGCTGTTTCCGGCACCCTGAGCGATCACATAGGCCGTAAAAAAGTACTGGCTATCGCCGCGTTCCTGTTCCTTGCCAGCGCGATCGGATTTGCTGTGTCCACCACCTATCCACTGCTGATACTTTTCAGAGTACTGGCCGGTATGGGCGTGGGCGTGGCGTCCAACATTTCACCGCTCTACATTTCAGAACTGGCGCCAGCTTCCAGGCGTGGCAGGCTGGTAACTTTTTATCAGCTGGCCATCACCATCGGTATCCTGGTGGCCTATTGCTCCAATCTGGCGATACAGCGGTACGCCAATGCCAGTGGTGGTGCACAGGATGGATGGCTGCACTGGCTGTTTGTAACGGAATACTGGCGTGGCATGTTCCTCGTAGGGGTAGTCCCTGCAGGCGCTTTTTTTGCATTGCTGGCTATCGTTCCCGAGAGTCCGAGATGGCTGGCCCGTTTCGGACAACAAACGGAAGCGCTGCATATCCTGGAAAAAATCAATGGTAATAAAGAAGAGGCCAACACAGAACTGAAGGCTATACTGGCGGTATCAGCGGATCAGGCTAACGGCGGGATACGTTCATTGCTACAGCCACCGCTGCTGCAATTGCTGGTGATGGCCTGTGTATTAACAGCCTTCTCGCAATTCAGCGGTATCAATGCTGTTATCTACTACGGTCCTACCATCCTGCGCGCATCGGGCATTGTCGCCGACGACACCCTGTTATACCAGGTAATACTGGGTGCGGCCAATATGCTCTTTACACTTATTGCCATCTGGAAAGTAGACAGCCTGGGCCGCCGCCCACTCTACCTGATAGGCTCCATCTGCGCAGCAGTGGCACTGACCCTCACTGGTATTTGTTTCCTGCTGAATATCAACGGCGGACTGCTGCTCATACCGATCACCTTTTTCCTGCTGTTCTTTGCCTTCTCACTGGGACCATTAAAATTTGTGATTGCCACTGAAATATTTCCCACACCGGTGCGGGGATTAGCGTTGTCTATCTGCATCCTTGTCATGTGGGTATCCGACTGGCTGCTCAATCTCCTGTTCCCCGTTATGCGGGAAGGCATGGGCATTGCAGCCACCTTCTTCCTGTTTGCCAGTTGTTGCCTTTTCTCTTTTTTCTATGCACGGAAATATTTATTTGAAACAAAAGGTCAATCACTGGAAAACATCACCATCAAAGAAAAAACGATCATCCACCATTAA
- a CDS encoding ROK family protein has product MISEKKKIAIDIGGSHVSACIVDTTQPGALPGSIISKSLRADGSITEIIAVIASCITALQDTPVGGIGIAMPGPFDYQQGISAITKVGGKFGRMFGLHVRQALQDATGTGALPVQFYNDAHCFAIGARHVLGLNGERTVLLTLGTGFGSAFLANGELAAGPDLPPSGAFYDCLFQDGLADDYFSTRWLLDTFRQQTTVAVTSVKVMAEEYKDIAQPVFNTFGENLGTFLRPWLAGFGCTELVIGGNIARAYPLFSAALEKQLQDLPLKIIYCQETERCILAGAAMATHAPQNNILRRTLQPLLPVSRETARDNTYTIFPSFQASSPVHEGYASLASLIKDDHTIIIDGYDGVLWEQFRSGLHQALLQLNRPVYWYHSAVCLQSPEVITTMLQDYSGTADPVFGKRFEGSLSDFFDAEKLSLINPDDTPGVHIIYGTGAALTGIKGRTLYIDVPKNEIQYRLRAGSITNIGTPTHTYKRCYFADWPALNKHKQTLLPQLDIIIDGQRPDTITWMQGTHLRAALDDMLTKPFRARPWFEAGVWGGEWMKKNLSGLNPDEVNYAWSFELITPENGLVLEGDNKLLEISFDMLLFHNNRQLLGKAAQRFGTAFPIRFDFLDTFNGGNLSVQCHPRPEYTRTHFGEDFTQDETYYILDCEPDAQVYLGFQEDIQPEAFKSALQEALTNNVPLPVEKYVQQFSARKHDLFLIPNGTVHASGKNNMVLEISSTPYIFTFKMYDWLRTDLNGRPRPIHLDRAFENLYFDRKGETVPATLISQPQLQEEWTQGKKWQLPTHQEHFYTVDRYEFSGEVRIRTNGQCHICMLVEGRQLEVSAGNSTQRFQYAETFVIPAGTDTYTCRYDGEGKAMLVVAYVKDNYC; this is encoded by the coding sequence ATGATATCAGAGAAGAAAAAAATAGCGATCGACATTGGCGGCAGTCATGTATCTGCCTGTATAGTAGACACTACTCAGCCGGGAGCACTTCCGGGCAGCATCATCAGCAAAAGTCTGCGGGCAGACGGCAGCATAACGGAAATTATCGCTGTGATAGCCAGCTGTATCACCGCTTTACAAGATACTCCTGTCGGCGGCATCGGGATAGCCATGCCAGGCCCTTTTGACTATCAGCAGGGTATCAGCGCCATCACTAAAGTAGGCGGTAAATTCGGTCGTATGTTTGGCCTCCACGTACGCCAGGCATTACAGGACGCCACCGGTACCGGCGCCCTCCCTGTTCAGTTTTACAACGATGCCCATTGTTTTGCTATCGGCGCCCGGCATGTACTGGGGCTCAACGGTGAAAGGACGGTCCTGCTGACCCTGGGCACCGGCTTCGGATCAGCGTTCCTGGCAAACGGAGAACTGGCTGCTGGCCCCGACCTCCCACCTTCCGGTGCTTTTTATGATTGTCTCTTCCAGGACGGTCTGGCGGATGACTACTTCTCCACACGCTGGCTGCTGGATACTTTCAGGCAACAGACCACCGTCGCTGTTACTTCTGTGAAAGTAATGGCAGAAGAATATAAAGATATTGCCCAACCGGTATTTAACACCTTCGGCGAAAACCTGGGCACTTTCCTGCGGCCCTGGCTCGCCGGTTTTGGCTGCACCGAACTCGTGATCGGTGGTAATATCGCCCGGGCCTATCCACTGTTTTCCGCTGCCCTGGAAAAGCAGCTCCAGGATCTTCCCTTAAAAATCATCTATTGTCAGGAAACAGAACGCTGTATACTGGCTGGTGCGGCCATGGCTACTCATGCGCCGCAAAACAATATCCTGCGCCGGACGCTACAGCCCCTGCTGCCTGTCAGCCGCGAAACCGCCAGGGATAATACTTATACGATATTCCCTTCTTTTCAGGCCTCCTCTCCGGTACACGAAGGTTATGCTTCCCTCGCATCCCTGATCAAAGATGACCACACCATTATTATAGATGGCTACGATGGGGTGCTATGGGAGCAATTCCGGTCAGGCCTGCACCAGGCGCTGCTCCAGCTCAACCGGCCGGTGTATTGGTACCACAGCGCTGTATGCCTGCAATCGCCTGAGGTGATTACCACCATGCTGCAGGATTATTCCGGCACCGCAGACCCTGTATTTGGCAAAAGGTTCGAAGGCAGTCTGTCTGATTTTTTTGATGCAGAAAAACTATCCCTGATAAATCCTGATGATACACCTGGTGTGCATATCATCTATGGCACCGGCGCGGCCCTTACCGGCATCAAAGGCCGAACGCTCTATATCGACGTTCCTAAAAACGAAATCCAATACCGTCTCCGGGCCGGTAGCATTACTAATATAGGTACACCTACGCACACGTATAAACGCTGTTACTTCGCCGACTGGCCTGCTTTAAACAAACACAAACAGACTCTGCTGCCACAGCTCGACATTATCATCGATGGTCAGCGCCCGGATACGATCACCTGGATGCAGGGCACTCATCTTCGTGCAGCCCTCGACGATATGCTCACCAAGCCTTTCCGCGCCCGGCCCTGGTTTGAAGCCGGCGTATGGGGCGGCGAGTGGATGAAAAAAAATCTCTCCGGCCTCAATCCTGACGAAGTAAACTATGCCTGGTCCTTTGAACTCATCACGCCCGAAAACGGCTTAGTGCTGGAAGGCGATAACAAGCTGCTGGAGATCTCCTTCGATATGCTGCTGTTTCACAACAACCGGCAACTGCTCGGGAAAGCAGCACAACGCTTTGGCACCGCCTTCCCCATCCGCTTCGACTTCCTCGACACTTTCAACGGCGGGAACCTCTCTGTTCAGTGTCACCCACGGCCGGAATATACCCGTACACATTTCGGTGAAGACTTTACACAAGACGAAACATACTATATCCTGGACTGTGAACCGGATGCACAGGTATACCTCGGCTTCCAGGAAGATATACAACCCGAAGCTTTCAAAAGTGCACTGCAGGAGGCATTGACTAATAACGTCCCCCTGCCGGTTGAAAAATATGTGCAACAGTTCTCCGCCCGCAAGCATGATCTGTTCCTCATTCCCAACGGTACTGTACACGCCTCCGGAAAAAACAATATGGTACTGGAGATCAGCAGCACCCCTTACATCTTTACCTTCAAGATGTACGACTGGCTGCGTACAGACCTTAATGGCCGCCCCCGTCCTATCCACCTGGACCGGGCATTTGAGAACCTGTACTTTGACAGGAAGGGCGAAACAGTACCTGCTACATTAATATCACAGCCTCAGTTGCAGGAAGAATGGACGCAGGGAAAAAAATGGCAACTGCCCACCCATCAGGAACATTTTTATACCGTGGACCGTTATGAATTTTCCGGAGAGGTACGTATACGCACCAACGGACAATGCCATATCTGTATGCTGGTGGAAGGACGGCAACTGGAAGTGAGCGCGGGCAACAGCACACAGCGGTTTCAGTATGCAGAAACATTCGTTATTCCTGCCGGAACTGACACCTATACCTGCCGTTATGATGGTGAAGGCAAGGCAATGCTGGTAGTGGCATATGTAAAAGACAACTATTGCTGA